CAGCTTGACGAGCATACCTGAGTCCCCGGTACTCTTTTGCCTAACTGCCGGAACTCAGATTGACCCTTCAAGCAAACTACGCAAACATATATTCAGTAATAATATCGTACACCTTGAAAAGAAGCTCTGCCATATGTTTATTTTTCATGAATTTCAATTCCACTTTATACCCACCCGCTAAATTAAGTTTTATTTCGGCGTCTAAATCAAAGGTGCCAGCCGTTTCGATTGAATACGTAATGATCGATTTATAGGGAATTGTGCAGTATTCAATCTTTTTCCCTGTAAGTCCCTGCCTATCAGCGATTAAAATTCTCTTATCGGTAAAAACCGCAACATCCC
The DNA window shown above is from Thermosediminibacter oceani DSM 16646 and carries:
- a CDS encoding PH domain-containing protein codes for the protein MADVLSTKYFFYEEVPVPEHLNKMLINNEKPIFAVKTYRDVAVFTDKRILIADRQGLTGKKIEYCTIPYKSIITYSIETAGTFDLDAEIKLNLAGGYKVELKFMKNKHMAELLFKVYDIITEYMFA